DNA from Comamonas serinivorans:
TCGGCATGCTGGTCATGCTCGTCATCTGCCGCGCCCAACGTGTGACGCTGGCCACGCGGCTGCCCGGCATGCACGTCTGGCGCAACGTGGTCGGCGTGTCGGCCATGACGGCCTGGTACTACGCCATCGGCCACCTGCCGCTGGCCACCGCCCTCACCCTCAACTACATGAGCAGCGTGTGGGTCGCCGTCTTCGTGCTGGCCAGCACGCTGCTCACCGGCGGGCTGGGCGACATCCGCCGCCAGATGCCGCTGGCGTTGGCCGTCGTGACCAGCTTTGCCGGCGTGCTGCTCATGCTTCGCCCCACCATGGGCGAGGACCAGCTCTTTCCGGGCCTGGTGGGGCTGATGTCCGGCCTGATGGCCGCCATGGCCGTGCTGCAGGTGGCGGCCCTGGCCCGCATGGGCGAGCCCGAATCGCGCACGGTGTTCTATTTCTCGCTCGCCTGCACCGTCGTGGGCCTGGTCGGCGCGGCGCTGTTCGAGGGCTTCCATTGGCACTGGCCCCAAATCTGGTGGCTGGTGGGCCTGGGCGTGCTGGCCGCCCTGGGCCAGCTGTGCCTGACGCGCGCATACTCGCGCGGCTCGACCATCGTCGTGGCCAACCTGAACTACGCCGGCATCGTGTTCGCCGCCATCTACGGCGCCATCCTGTTCGGCGACCAGATCCCGCTCGTGGGCTGGCTGGGCATCTTCCTCATCGTGGCCAGCGGCATCACCGCCACACTGCTGCGCGGCCGTGCCGTACCGGCCCGCCCCGAACCCAAGGCCATCGCCGCCAAGGCCGACTGAGCCTGGCGTGCGAAAGCCGAGGTCGATGGGGAATGCGGGCGATCATGTTTAACATCGCGCTGTGGGAAGGCCCCTCTGGGAGTGCTGCAACCGACTCAGGCCGGCGACAAGGCACCGATCGACACCGGAGGTCCGCCTTCCCCTGTTGCTCAGGGCTTTGCATCGAAGGCTGCTGCCGTGGCCATTCTCGTCCGCGCCGCGGGCTGCCATCGCGCCACACGCACGAGAGGGCTCATCGCCTCGGACTAGGATGTGCCCCTGCCGAGCGACGCCGCACTGGTCACCCGTGCCTCGCCAGCCGCTCATCCCCTTGCCGCTTCCTGGACCTCTGTCGCCATGACCTACCCCACGCTGATCACCCCCGCCCAGCTGCAATCGCTCGTGACCGCCGGCTCGCCGCTGATGGTGTTCGATGCCAGCAACGAACTCATGGACCAGGCCGCCGGCGATGCGCAGTTCGCCAGCGTGCACATCGCCGGGGCCGTGCGGGCCAATGCCGAGCGCCACCTCAGCGCGCACGACGCCGAACACGCCATCAACGGCGGCCGCCACCCCCTGCCCACACGCGAGCAGGTGGCAAGCTGGCTGTCGCAGATCGGCTTTCGCAACGACATGCAGGCCGTGGTCTACGACCGCCAAAGCAGCGTCTTCGCCGGGCGCCTGTGGTGGATGCTGAAGTGGCTGGGCCACGACGCCGTCGCCGTGCTCGACGGCGGCCTGCCGGCCTGGCAGGCGGCAGGTGGCGCGGTGTCGTCGGGCGACGCCGCCGTCCACCCGGCCAGCACGTTTGCGCTGCAACCGCCGCTGCGCGAATTGCGCACCCAGGCCCAGGTGGCGGCCCTGCTCGACCAGCCTGGCAGCCAGACCTTGATCGACGCCCGCGGCCGCCCGCGCTTTCTCGGCGAGGTCGAGCCGCTGGACCCCGTGGCCGGCCACATCCCCGGCGCGCTCAATCGGCCGTCGAGCGACAACTTCGACCCCCAGGGCCGCTTCAAGGACACCGACACGCTGCGCGCCGACTTCGAGCGGCTGCTGGCCGGGCGCCCGCCCGCCACCGTCGTGCACCAGTGCGGCAGCGGCATCAGCGCCGTGAGCAACATGATCGCCATGGAGCTGGCCGGCTACGCCCCCATGCCGCTGTACGCCGGCAGCTGGAGCGAGTGGTGCAACACCCCTGGCGCCCCCGTGGCCCGCGGCGAGGCCTGACCGGCGCCCACGGACCAGCACTTGCCGCGCGCCTTGCTGCCGACGGGCATCGGCTCTGCCCGCACCGAGCCAACCGGTGGCCCAGGCCCAAGGCCAACGCGGCCGCCTCGCAAGGCTCAGCCCGACTCAGTGCGCGACGGTGAAGCGCCGCTTCACGTGCGCGCCCTGCTCCAGCGCATCCACCAGCGCCACGGCCAGGTCCTGCACCGAGATGTCGCCGGGCGAGCCATCGGCCTGCATCAGCGGCTCATCGGCCCCCGTGCGGTAGTGCCCGGTGCGGCCCAGCGCCTGCGCGGCCGAGCCACCATGAAACCCCACGGGTGGGCTCAACAGGGTCCAGTCCAGCGTCGTTTCGCCTTGCAGCTCGGTGTACATGTCGCGCGCTGCCGAGGCCCCGGGCTTGATCGCCGCCGGAAAATCGGGCGAATCGACCAGCTGCTTGCCGTCCACATACAGGCTGCCCGCACCGCCCACCACCAGGTAGCGCGTCACGCCCGCCGCCTTCAGGCCCTGCACGATGGCGCGCGAGCCGGTCATGAAATCGTCGTAGATGTGGGGGTTCGTCCAGCCCGCGTTGTAGGCGCTGATCACGCCATCGACCCCCGCCACGCCGCGCTGCACGGCCTCGGCCTGCAACACATCGGCCTGCACGGCGTGCACCTGTGCAGACACGGCCAGGGACTCGGGCTTGCGCACCAAGGCCACCACCTCGTGGCCGCGTGCCACCAACTCGGCCAGCACCGCCGCCCCCACAAAACCCGTTGCGCCAATCAATGCCACTTTCACGTTATCACCCCATCGGTGTTTGAACAGACCTGAAGCTTAGGCGCCAGCCAACCCGCGAAAAAGTCCCTGAAACCGCCATCACCTTGAAGCCACACTTCACAATCGCGCGATGGACGACCTCAAACGCATGGCCATCTTCGCCGCCGTGGTGACGCACGGCGGTATGAGCGCCGCAGCGCGCCACCTCGACATGACGCCCTCGGCCGTGAGCCAGCACATCCGCCAGTTGGAGCGCGACGCCGGCCTCACGCTGCTGCACCGCACCACACGGCAGATCTCGCTCACCGACGCCGGCCAGCGCTTCTACCGCCAATGTGCCGCGCTGAGCGACGCCGCCGCCCGGGCCCGGGCCGAACTGGCCGCCGAACACCAAAGCCCCAGCGGCGAGCTGCGCCTGGCCACGCCCGCAGGCTTTGTGCACCACGCGGCGCCCGCGCTGGGCGAGTGGCTGAGCCAGCACCCGGGCCTGCGCCTGTGCCTGCTCGCGGACGACGCCCCGGTCAACCTCGTGCAGGCCCGCGTGGACCTGGCCTTGCGCTTTGGCCACCTGCCCGACTCCAACTGGGTCGCCCGCCACCTGGGCCGCAGCGCCACCGTGCTGTGCGCCTCACCCCGCTGGCTGCACACCCTGGGCACGGTGCCCCGCCACCCGGCCGAGCTGCACACCCTGCCCTGGCTGGGCATGGGGCAAGACGACCACCACCCCATGCAGCGCCTGCAGGCGCGCCATGCCCCCAGTGGCGAGGAGGTGCAGCTGCAACTGCCGCTGGCCCTGGTGAGCAACCAGCGCGCCGCCGTGCAGCATTTTTGCGAAGCCGGCCTGGGCCTGGCCCTGCTGTCGGCCCACGACGTGGCCGCCCGCCTCAGCCAAGGCGCCCTGGTGCGCCTGCTGCCCGACTGGGACCTGGGCCAGCTCGACATCTGGGCGCTCACGCCGCAGCGCGACGCCCTGCCCGCCAAGGTGCGTCAAGGCATCGAGGTGCTGCGGGCCTACTTCGAGCGGCTGGAGGGGGTGAACCCGATGCGGTGAAAAGACAAGTCCACTCCAGATGGCAATGCACTTGAAATATGAGGCTAGCGCCTGAATTAAGCCGCGCCGCGAAGCGGCGTCGGCTTGAATGAATTGTTAGGCAACACTGCCGGTATACCTTAGTGTAAGACGTAACATGTCAAAGAGTTGAATGCCATCCTCGAATATTGGCTCGGGATAGTTTTTCACAAAAAAATCATGATCAATGGCCGTCACCCTGAAGCCCTGTCTCTGGTAGAAGGCCAACTGATATCCAAATGTACCGGTTCCCACCTCTATTTGACTCGCCCCCGATTTACGAAAAAAATCAATGACCCACTGTAAGAGTGCTGCGCCATAGCCGGATTTCTGATGGGCTGGTTGTATGGCAATGCTCATTAGCTCATATGCGGCCGCACCAAGTGGCTGGACGACACATGCACCGACAACAACTCCACCGCATGAAGCAACGAAGCATTTTGATCGTGGAAGGTAGGAGCGAACCTTGTCTTCCGACGGGTCGGCAAGCAGTAGCAACCTCATTGGCGCATCCGCTGTTGGAATTTCATGGATCAGTAGCGACATTTTCGTTCTGTTGCAAACGCCTGAACTAAACCGCGCCGCGAAGCGGCGTCGGCTTGAATGAATTGTTAGGGCCCACTTGCGTGAAACCCAACCGATTGAGCAAGAACCCAGCCAGACAGGCCATAACTTGACTCAATGTGGAACCCACTAGAGCGTGTTATGAACTTCCAGTAGCAGCCAGCACCCGAGCAGCAGCAGGGAGCATGAGCACCGCGAAGACCAGGAAATGCAGACCGCTGAGGACTTCGGATAGCCGCTCGTAGTCCCGCGAAAGCCGGCGGAATCTCGCCAGCCAGCCGAAGCTGCGCTCGACCACCCAGCGCCGGGGCAGCAGCACGAAGCCTTTCTTCGCCTCGGACAACTTCACGATCTGCAAGTCGATGCCGTTGTCCTTGGCTGCCTGACGTGCATTTGCTCCTGTGTAACCCTGGTCTGCCCACGCAGTCTCCACCGTATGGCCAGTTGCTTGCTGCACCGC
Protein-coding regions in this window:
- a CDS encoding DMT family transporter; amino-acid sequence: MQAAWMIAAAFFFASMAVGVKYASAHYGFFEIVMYRGLIGMLVMLVICRAQRVTLATRLPGMHVWRNVVGVSAMTAWYYAIGHLPLATALTLNYMSSVWVAVFVLASTLLTGGLGDIRRQMPLALAVVTSFAGVLLMLRPTMGEDQLFPGLVGLMSGLMAAMAVLQVAALARMGEPESRTVFYFSLACTVVGLVGAALFEGFHWHWPQIWWLVGLGVLAALGQLCLTRAYSRGSTIVVANLNYAGIVFAAIYGAILFGDQIPLVGWLGIFLIVASGITATLLRGRAVPARPEPKAIAAKAD
- a CDS encoding sulfurtransferase; the protein is MTYPTLITPAQLQSLVTAGSPLMVFDASNELMDQAAGDAQFASVHIAGAVRANAERHLSAHDAEHAINGGRHPLPTREQVASWLSQIGFRNDMQAVVYDRQSSVFAGRLWWMLKWLGHDAVAVLDGGLPAWQAAGGAVSSGDAAVHPASTFALQPPLRELRTQAQVAALLDQPGSQTLIDARGRPRFLGEVEPLDPVAGHIPGALNRPSSDNFDPQGRFKDTDTLRADFERLLAGRPPATVVHQCGSGISAVSNMIAMELAGYAPMPLYAGSWSEWCNTPGAPVARGEA
- a CDS encoding NAD(P)-dependent oxidoreductase; translation: MKVALIGATGFVGAAVLAELVARGHEVVALVRKPESLAVSAQVHAVQADVLQAEAVQRGVAGVDGVISAYNAGWTNPHIYDDFMTGSRAIVQGLKAAGVTRYLVVGGAGSLYVDGKQLVDSPDFPAAIKPGASAARDMYTELQGETTLDWTLLSPPVGFHGGSAAQALGRTGHYRTGADEPLMQADGSPGDISVQDLAVALVDALEQGAHVKRRFTVAH
- a CDS encoding LysR family transcriptional regulator; this translates as MDDLKRMAIFAAVVTHGGMSAAARHLDMTPSAVSQHIRQLERDAGLTLLHRTTRQISLTDAGQRFYRQCAALSDAAARARAELAAEHQSPSGELRLATPAGFVHHAAPALGEWLSQHPGLRLCLLADDAPVNLVQARVDLALRFGHLPDSNWVARHLGRSATVLCASPRWLHTLGTVPRHPAELHTLPWLGMGQDDHHPMQRLQARHAPSGEEVQLQLPLALVSNQRAAVQHFCEAGLGLALLSAHDVAARLSQGALVRLLPDWDLGQLDIWALTPQRDALPAKVRQGIEVLRAYFERLEGVNPMR
- a CDS encoding GNAT family N-acetyltransferase, whose product is MSLLIHEIPTADAPMRLLLLADPSEDKVRSYLPRSKCFVASCGGVVVGACVVQPLGAAAYELMSIAIQPAHQKSGYGAALLQWVIDFFRKSGASQIEVGTGTFGYQLAFYQRQGFRVTAIDHDFFVKNYPEPIFEDGIQLFDMLRLTLRYTGSVA